TTCTCGGTCTCAATGGCTTCCTCAACACTCACTGCCCTCTCCTCTACTTCTGCGACACTGCGGTATGTCACAGCGTGCAACCTCCCCTTTATGTCTGGCCTGAGTCCATGAAAGAATCTCCGGGCCATGGCTAACTCATCATCATTTCCTTGGTACAAATACCTCCGAAGTCTGGTAAAGACTCTTCCGTAAGCTCGTACGGTCATCTCACCTTGTTCCAGTTGCAGGAACTGATTCTCTAGTCGATCGCGTGACTCTGGTGGAAAATATTTCAGCTCAAACTCCCTCTTAAACATTTCCCACGTTATAGTTTGAAAACGATAACGAGGTACCACAGTATCCCACCATGCACGAGCATCTTGTTCTAAGAAATTGACTGCAACTCTTCTCCTATACTCCTCTGGGCAGTTTGTCATTTCAAAATTATTCTCCAATTCTTTTATCCATGCATCTGCTAACACAATGTTCGGATCTCCCTTGAACTTGCGGAATCCTAAGTTCCTCAACAACATTACTAGCTTTAGAAATTAGTCGGATGGATCTTCCGTTGCTCGAATTGCTTGGTTCTGTTGCTGTTGCTGGATCATGTGACTCAAGAGGTCTTGAATCATCTTAAGTGTCTGCTGGGTCTCTGGTGCATTCGGCTCACTCGGTCCTTCTCCATGCGTTCGGTCCCCCCTTGGCATGTTCTGAGTTGGATAAGTAGCGAACGGTCTAAATGGTGAAAATCCAGGCGGGTACATTCCCTCCGGTGTACTAAAACGAGTCGAACTCGCTGGTGTGTATCTTGGCGTCGCGCCAGGTACATCCCACTCAGGCATATACATATTCGGTCCGAATATGCCTGGAAACGATTCCTCTCCTTGCGCATCTCCAAAATGCGAACCCCATTCCTCCGGACCAAACTGTTGACTTGAACCCCTCCCTGTGTCCGGCGAATGATGCGTCGACCTTGTCCTTTCGGATCCTTGACGAGACATCTGCATCCACGATCAACAAAAGGGTTTACTTAATCCCATCTAACCCTAAGTGATGAACGAACCGGATTACCCTAAGTGTCTACTGCGACCATTTGACTCaataaatcat
This window of the Camelina sativa cultivar DH55 unplaced genomic scaffold, Cs unpScaffold00441, whole genome shotgun sequence genome carries:
- the LOC104773109 gene encoding uncharacterized protein LOC104773109; translation: MLLRNLGFRKFKGDPNIVLADAWIKELENNFEMTNCPEEYRRRVAVNFLEQDARAWWDTVVPRYRFQTITWEMFKREFELKYFPPESRDRLENQFLQLEQGEMTVRAYGRVFTRLRRYLYQGNDDELAMARRFFHGLRPDIKGRLHAVTYRSVAEVEERAVSVEEAIETENEISAKEKKKEPVQQTKIVNTRKVNQVAGRN